One window of Streptococcus troglodytae genomic DNA carries:
- a CDS encoding YdbC family protein: MAEFTFEIEEKLLVLSENDKGWTKELNRVSFNGAPAKYDIRSWSPDHTKMGKGITLTNEEFDVLVNEFKNSCKHS; this comes from the coding sequence ATGGCAGAATTTACATTTGAAATTGAAGAAAAACTTTTGGTCTTATCCGAAAACGATAAGGGTTGGACTAAGGAGCTCAATCGCGTTAGTTTTAATGGCGCTCCAGCAAAATATGATATTCGCTCTTGGAGCCCCGATCATACCAAAATGGGTAAGGGTATTACACTGACGAATGAAGAATTTGATGTCTTAGTCAATGAATTTAAAAATAGTTGCAAACATTCATGA
- the ahpF gene encoding alkyl hydroperoxide reductase subunit F — protein MALDAEIKEQLGQYLQLLESEIVLQAQLKDDANSQKVKAFLQEIVAMSPMISLEEKELSRTPSFRIAKKGQESGVEFAGLPLGHEFTSFILALLQVSGRPPKVEADIVKRIQAIDEPMQFETYVSLTCHNCPDVVQAFNIMSVVNPNISHTMVEGGMFKNEVESKGIMSVPTVYKDGKAFTSGRASIEQLLDLITGPLKEEAFDDKDIFDVLVIGGGPAGNSAAIYAARKGVKTGLLAETMGGQVMETVGIENMIGTPYVEGPQLMAQVEEHTKSYSVDIMKAQRAKSIQKTDLVEVELDSGAHLKAKTAVLALGAKWRKINVPGEEEFFNKGVTYCPHCDGPLFTDKKVAVIGGGNSGLEAAIDLAGLASHVYVLEFLPELKADKILQDRVEALDNITILTNVATKEIIGHDHVEGLRYSDRTTNEEHLLDLEGVFVQIGLVPSTDWLKDSGLALNEKGEIIVAKDGATNIPAIFAAGDCTDSAYKQIIISMGSGATAALGAFDYLIRN, from the coding sequence ATGGCATTAGACGCAGAAATCAAAGAGCAGTTAGGACAGTATCTTCAATTACTTGAGTCTGAGATTGTTTTACAAGCTCAATTAAAAGATGATGCTAATTCTCAAAAAGTTAAGGCATTCCTCCAAGAAATCGTTGCAATGTCCCCTATGATTTCTTTGGAAGAAAAGGAACTTTCGCGAACACCTAGTTTTCGCATAGCTAAAAAGGGGCAAGAATCTGGTGTTGAATTTGCTGGCTTACCCCTTGGTCACGAATTTACTTCGTTTATCTTAGCTCTGTTACAAGTTTCAGGGCGTCCGCCTAAGGTAGAGGCTGATATTGTCAAACGCATTCAAGCTATTGATGAACCTATGCAGTTTGAAACCTATGTTAGTTTGACTTGTCATAATTGTCCAGATGTTGTTCAGGCATTCAATATCATGTCAGTTGTCAATCCCAACATTTCACATACAATGGTGGAAGGTGGCATGTTTAAAAATGAAGTTGAGTCTAAAGGCATTATGTCTGTGCCAACTGTCTATAAGGATGGAAAAGCATTTACCTCAGGGCGTGCTAGCATAGAGCAATTACTAGATTTGATAACAGGTCCTCTCAAAGAAGAAGCTTTTGATGATAAGGATATTTTTGATGTTCTTGTCATTGGTGGCGGTCCTGCTGGTAATAGCGCAGCTATTTATGCTGCAAGAAAAGGAGTTAAAACAGGACTTTTAGCTGAAACCATGGGTGGTCAAGTTATGGAAACCGTGGGTATTGAAAATATGATCGGTACCCCATATGTTGAAGGACCCCAATTAATGGCTCAGGTGGAAGAGCATACCAAGTCTTATTCTGTTGATATCATGAAGGCACAACGTGCTAAGTCTATTCAAAAAACAGACTTGGTTGAAGTTGAACTTGATAGTGGAGCTCATTTGAAAGCAAAGACAGCTGTTTTGGCCTTGGGTGCCAAGTGGCGTAAGATCAATGTACCAGGAGAAGAAGAATTCTTTAATAAAGGTGTCACTTACTGTCCACACTGTGATGGTCCTCTTTTTACTGACAAAAAAGTCGCTGTCATTGGCGGCGGGAACTCAGGCTTAGAAGCAGCTATTGATTTGGCTGGGTTAGCTAGTCATGTCTATGTTTTAGAATTTTTACCTGAGTTAAAAGCTGATAAGATTTTACAAGATCGTGTGGAAGCTCTTGATAATATCACCATTCTAACTAATGTTGCAACTAAAGAAATTATTGGCCATGATCACGTAGAAGGTCTTCGTTACAGTGATCGTACGACTAATGAAGAGCACTTGCTTGATTTAGAAGGTGTTTTTGTTCAAATTGGATTGGTACCTAGCACTGACTGGTTAAAGGATAGTGGACTGGCACTCAATGAAAAAGGTGAAATCATTGTTGCTAAAGATGGCGCAACTAATATTCCTGCTATTTTTGCAGCTGGTGATTGCACAGACAGTGCCTACAAACAAATTATCATTTCCATGGGTTCTGGAGCCACTGCGGCTTTAGGTGCCTTTGATTATTTGATTAGAAATTAA
- the ahpC gene encoding alkyl hydroperoxide reductase subunit C: protein MSLVGKEMVEFSSQAYHQGEFVTVNNEDVKGKWAVFCFYPADFSFVCPTELGDLQEQYATLQSLGVEVYSVSTDTHFVHKAWHDDSDVVGTITYTMIGDPSHVLSQGFEVLGEDGLAQRGTFIVDPDGIIQMMEVNADGIGRDASTLIDKVRAAQYIRQHPGEVCPAKWKEGAETLKPSLDLVGKI from the coding sequence ATGTCTTTAGTCGGGAAGGAAATGGTTGAATTTTCATCCCAAGCTTATCATCAAGGAGAATTTGTTACGGTTAACAATGAGGATGTTAAGGGGAAATGGGCAGTCTTTTGTTTCTATCCAGCAGATTTTTCTTTTGTGTGTCCTACTGAGTTAGGTGATCTTCAAGAACAATATGCAACTTTGCAATCTTTAGGTGTGGAAGTTTACTCTGTTTCAACAGATACTCATTTTGTTCACAAGGCTTGGCATGATGATTCAGATGTTGTTGGAACAATTACTTATACTATGATTGGGGATCCCTCTCATGTTCTCTCACAAGGATTTGAGGTTTTAGGTGAAGATGGTTTAGCACAACGTGGAACCTTTATTGTAGATCCAGATGGTATCATTCAAATGATGGAAGTCAATGCAGATGGTATTGGTCGCGATGCTAGTACCTTGATTGATAAAGTTCGTGCAGCTCAATATATTCGCCAACATCCGGGCGAAGTTTGCCCTGCCAAATGGAAAGAGGGGGCTGAAACTTTAAAACCAAGTTTGGATCTTGTCGGTAAAATTTAA
- a CDS encoding peptidase U32 family protein, whose protein sequence is MTKQLKRPEVLSPAGTLEKLKVAVNYGADAVFVGGQAYGLRSRAGNFSMEEMAEGINYAHDHGVKVYVAANMVTHEGNEIGAGAWFRELRDLGLDAVIVSDPALIAICATDAPGLEIHLSTQASSTNYETFEFWKELGLTRVVLAREVTMAELAEIRKRTSVEIEAFVHGAMCISYSGRCVLSNHMSHRDANRGGCSQSCRWKYNLYDMPFGQERRSLKGEVPEEFSMSAVDMCMIENIPDMIENGVDSLKIEGRMKSIHYVSTVTNCYKVAVNAYLESPQAFEAIKQDLIDELWKVAQRELATGFYYQIPTEKEQLFGARRKIPQYKFVGEVVDFDESSMTATIRQRNVINEGDRVEFYGPGFRHFETFIKDLHDADGQKIERAPKPMELLTITVPKKVKAGDMIRACKEGLVNLYKEDGSSLTVRA, encoded by the coding sequence ATGACAAAACAATTAAAACGCCCAGAAGTGCTGTCGCCTGCTGGGACTTTAGAAAAATTAAAAGTTGCTGTTAACTATGGAGCAGATGCTGTTTTTGTTGGCGGACAAGCTTATGGTTTGCGCAGTCGTGCAGGTAACTTTTCAATGGAAGAAATGGCTGAAGGAATTAATTATGCTCATGATCATGGGGTCAAGGTTTATGTGGCTGCTAACATGGTAACTCATGAGGGCAATGAAATCGGAGCCGGCGCATGGTTTCGTGAATTACGCGACTTAGGTCTAGATGCAGTTATTGTATCGGATCCAGCCCTTATTGCGATTTGTGCGACAGATGCACCCGGTTTGGAAATTCATTTGTCAACACAAGCTTCATCTACTAACTATGAAACCTTTGAATTTTGGAAAGAACTGGGCTTGACACGTGTTGTTTTAGCGCGTGAAGTCACAATGGCAGAATTGGCTGAGATTCGTAAGCGTACGAGTGTTGAAATTGAAGCCTTTGTTCATGGGGCAATGTGTATTTCTTACTCAGGACGCTGTGTGCTTTCCAATCATATGAGTCATCGTGATGCTAATCGTGGCGGTTGTTCACAGTCTTGTCGTTGGAAATACAACCTTTACGATATGCCTTTTGGTCAAGAAAGACGGTCATTAAAAGGTGAAGTACCAGAGGAATTTTCAATGTCAGCTGTTGATATGTGCATGATTGAAAATATTCCAGACATGATTGAAAATGGTGTTGATAGCCTTAAAATTGAAGGACGTATGAAGTCCATTCACTATGTTTCAACGGTCACAAATTGTTACAAGGTGGCTGTCAATGCCTATCTGGAAAGCCCTCAAGCATTTGAAGCTATCAAACAAGATTTGATTGACGAATTGTGGAAAGTCGCTCAGCGTGAATTGGCTACAGGTTTCTATTACCAAATACCTACTGAAAAGGAACAGCTTTTTGGAGCTCGTCGTAAAATTCCCCAATATAAATTTGTCGGTGAAGTGGTTGATTTTGATGAGTCAAGCATGACAGCAACTATTCGTCAGCGTAATGTTATTAATGAGGGGGATCGGGTTGAATTCTACGGACCTGGCTTCCGTCATTTTGAAACTTTCATTAAAGATTTACATGATGCGGATGGTCAAAAAATTGAACGTGCTCCAAAACCGATGGAATTATTAACAATTACGGTACCGAAGAAAGTTAAAGCAGGTGATATGATTCGTGCCTGCAAGGAAGGCTTGGTCAATCTTTACAAAGAAGATGGCAGCAGCCTTACTGTTAGAGCTTAA
- a CDS encoding peptidase U32 family protein produces MEKIVITATAESIEQVKELLASGVDRIYVGEKDYALRLPHAFSYDDLREIASLVHGAGKELTVAANALMHQEMMDNIKPFLELMKEIQVDYLVVGDAGVFYVNKRDGYHFKLIYDTSVFVTSSRQVNFWGQHGALEAVLAREIPSEELFEMSKNLEIPAEVLVYGASVIHHSKRPLIQNYYNFTHIDDEKTRERGLFLSEPNDPKSHYSIYEDKHGTHIFINNDIDLMSKLPELINHHYNHWKLDGIYCPGHNFVEIVQLFVKAKDMIEAGTFTQDQAFLFDEQVRKFHPAGRGLDTGFYELDPQTVK; encoded by the coding sequence ATGGAAAAAATTGTTATCACTGCGACTGCAGAATCTATTGAACAAGTTAAAGAATTACTGGCAAGTGGTGTTGACCGTATTTATGTTGGTGAGAAAGATTATGCGCTTCGTTTACCGCATGCGTTTAGCTATGATGACTTAAGAGAAATTGCTAGCTTGGTTCATGGAGCTGGTAAAGAATTAACGGTTGCTGCTAATGCACTAATGCATCAAGAAATGATGGACAATATTAAACCATTTTTAGAATTAATGAAGGAAATTCAGGTAGATTACTTAGTGGTTGGTGATGCAGGTGTTTTTTATGTCAATAAGCGTGATGGTTATCATTTTAAACTCATTTATGATACCTCTGTTTTTGTCACTTCTAGTCGTCAAGTTAATTTTTGGGGTCAACACGGTGCGCTAGAAGCTGTTTTGGCACGTGAAATTCCTTCGGAAGAGCTGTTTGAAATGTCCAAAAATCTGGAAATTCCTGCTGAAGTCTTAGTTTACGGTGCCTCTGTCATTCATCATTCCAAGCGACCTTTAATACAGAATTATTATAATTTTACTCACATTGATGATGAGAAGACAAGAGAACGCGGTCTGTTCTTATCAGAACCAAATGATCCTAAATCACACTATTCTATATACGAAGATAAACACGGCACTCATATTTTTATCAATAATGATATTGATTTGATGTCCAAATTGCCTGAATTGATTAACCATCATTACAATCATTGGAAATTAGATGGTATCTATTGTCCAGGACATAATTTTGTTGAGATTGTTCAACTGTTTGTCAAGGCAAAAGATATGATCGAAGCTGGGACTTTTACGCAAGATCAGGCTTTTCTTTTCGATGAACAAGTCAGAAAATTTCATCCAGCTGGTCGTGGTTTAGATACAGGATTTTACGAACTTGATCCGCAAACAGTTAAGTAA
- a CDS encoding DUF3270 domain-containing protein gives MSANLNRQTEDFEDLNFQEESTPKYQEFQDFDDNRTKLDELIFFAKLAFFCITTILVCFILLVAKFSPIFAFPLAMLISWGITALAQKGLKRLKY, from the coding sequence ATGTCAGCAAATCTGAATAGGCAGACAGAAGACTTTGAAGATCTTAATTTTCAAGAAGAATCAACGCCTAAGTATCAAGAATTTCAAGATTTTGATGATAATAGAACAAAGCTAGATGAACTCATCTTTTTTGCTAAATTAGCTTTTTTCTGCATAACGACTATTCTAGTGTGTTTCATTCTATTAGTCGCTAAGTTTTCTCCCATTTTTGCTTTCCCCTTAGCTATGCTGATTAGCTGGGGAATCACAGCTTTAGCTCAAAAAGGATTAAAACGACTTAAATATTGA
- a CDS encoding YtxH domain-containing protein — MSKFLKTAIIGAVSGAAAAYFLSTDKGKQFKKKVHQTFTDYKENPKEYHQYAADKVNEYKDAAVHSFKDYKDKFETSELTKDDVISSVKEKASQAGEFANSKLSQVKNHLAQTVEKAETSANDAVIPLGEMKAQVDDIVIDYPAEEETKKD; from the coding sequence ATGAGTAAATTTTTGAAAACAGCTATTATCGGAGCGGTATCAGGAGCTGCTGCAGCTTACTTTCTCTCAACAGATAAGGGAAAACAGTTTAAGAAGAAGGTCCACCAAACTTTTACGGATTACAAAGAGAACCCTAAAGAATATCATCAATACGCTGCCGATAAGGTGAATGAATATAAAGATGCAGCCGTTCATTCCTTTAAAGATTATAAGGACAAATTTGAAACAAGTGAGTTAACAAAAGATGATGTTATTTCTAGTGTTAAAGAAAAGGCCTCTCAAGCAGGAGAGTTTGCTAATAGCAAATTGTCTCAAGTGAAAAATCATTTAGCACAAACGGTTGAAAAAGCAGAGACAAGCGCTAATGATGCTGTTATTCCTCTTGGAGAAATGAAAGCTCAAGTAGATGATATCGTTATTGATTATCCAGCAGAAGAAGAAACTAAAAAAGATTAA
- a CDS encoding DUF948 domain-containing protein — protein MWEIALLIVAIAFAVLVIYLILLLRKISDTVDESRQTLKILTSDVNVTLYQTNELLAKANVLVEDVNGKVETIDPLFTAIADLSVSVSDLNQQARYFGKKTRKSTANAGKAGAAYTFGKVASKLFRKKGKQ, from the coding sequence ATGTGGGAAATTGCTTTATTAATTGTTGCTATTGCCTTTGCTGTTCTAGTTATTTATTTGATTCTTTTATTAAGGAAAATTTCAGATACTGTTGATGAATCGCGTCAAACTCTTAAAATTTTAACCAGTGATGTTAACGTAACGCTTTACCAAACGAATGAACTCTTGGCTAAGGCTAATGTCTTGGTTGAAGATGTTAACGGCAAGGTAGAAACTATTGATCCTCTTTTTACAGCTATCGCTGATTTATCAGTAAGTGTGTCTGATCTTAATCAGCAGGCTCGTTATTTTGGAAAGAAAACTCGTAAGTCTACTGCTAATGCAGGAAAGGCAGGAGCTGCTTATACTTTTGGAAAAGTAGCGTCTAAATTATTTCGTAAGAAAGGAAAACAATAA
- the lgt gene encoding prolipoprotein diacylglyceryl transferase, with translation MIDPIAIKLGPLSIRWYSICIVTGLILAVYLTIREAPKKNIKSDDVLDFILIAFPLAIVGARLYYVIFDWNYYLKNPSEIPVIWHGGIAIYGGLLTGALVLFIFSYYRMIKPINFLDIAAPGVMLAQSIGRWGNFVNQEAYGKIVTQLNYLPDFIRKQMYIDGHYRTPTFLYESFWNLLGFIIIMILRRKPNFLKEGEVAFFYLIWYGSGRFVIEGMRTDSLMFASMRVSQWLSVLLVIVGVVLIVMRRRNHAIPYYQC, from the coding sequence ATGATTGATCCGATTGCGATAAAGTTAGGCCCTCTATCCATTCGCTGGTATTCGATTTGTATTGTAACTGGCTTAATTCTTGCGGTTTACCTAACTATACGTGAGGCACCTAAAAAGAACATTAAGTCAGATGATGTTTTAGATTTCATTTTAATTGCTTTTCCTTTAGCCATTGTCGGTGCACGACTTTATTATGTTATTTTTGACTGGAATTATTATCTTAAAAATCCTAGTGAAATACCTGTCATTTGGCATGGGGGGATCGCTATCTATGGAGGATTGCTCACAGGAGCACTCGTTTTATTCATCTTTTCCTATTATCGGATGATTAAGCCGATTAACTTTTTAGATATTGCTGCTCCAGGTGTGATGTTGGCTCAATCTATCGGCCGATGGGGAAACTTTGTTAATCAAGAAGCTTATGGTAAAATCGTTACTCAGTTAAATTATCTGCCTGATTTTATCAGAAAACAGATGTATATTGATGGTCACTACCGTACACCAACCTTTCTTTATGAGTCTTTTTGGAATTTACTTGGTTTTATTATTATTATGATTTTACGCCGTAAACCCAATTTTTTAAAAGAAGGAGAAGTGGCTTTCTTTTATCTTATCTGGTATGGTAGTGGTCGCTTTGTTATTGAGGGAATGCGGACAGACAGTCTCATGTTTGCAAGCATGCGGGTATCTCAGTGGCTTTCCGTTTTACTAGTGATTGTTGGAGTTGTTTTAATTGTTATGAGACGTCGTAATCATGCTATCCCCTATTACCAATGCTAG
- the hprK gene encoding HPr(Ser) kinase/phosphatase, with product MSVTVQMLVDKVKLDVIYGTKELLQKEITTADISRPGLEMTGYFDYYAPERIQLLGMKEWSYLTQMTSHNRYSVLKEMFKTETPAIIVARDLAIPEEMLQAAKEESIAVLQSHVPTSRLSGEMSWYLDSCLAERTSVHGVLMDIYGMGVLIQGDSGIGKSETGLELVKRGHRLVADDRVDVFAKDEETLWGEPAEILRHLLEIRGVGIINVMSLYGASAVKDSSQVQLSIFLENFEKDKMFDRLGNGNEDIELSGVKIPRIRIPVKTGRNVSVVIEAAAMNYRAKQMGYDATETFEERLTNLIDQNEASHD from the coding sequence ATGTCAGTTACAGTACAGATGTTGGTTGATAAGGTAAAATTGGATGTCATTTATGGAACGAAAGAACTTTTACAAAAAGAAATTACAACAGCCGATATCTCGCGTCCAGGGCTTGAAATGACAGGCTATTTTGATTATTATGCCCCTGAACGTATTCAATTGCTGGGAATGAAAGAATGGTCTTATTTAACACAAATGACCTCTCATAACCGTTACTCAGTTTTAAAAGAAATGTTTAAAACTGAGACGCCAGCCATTATCGTTGCTAGAGATCTTGCTATTCCTGAAGAAATGCTGCAGGCGGCTAAAGAAGAAAGCATTGCGGTTTTGCAAAGTCATGTGCCAACTAGTAGGCTTTCAGGAGAAATGTCTTGGTATCTAGATTCTTGTTTGGCTGAAAGGACAAGTGTTCATGGTGTTTTGATGGATATCTATGGCATGGGTGTTCTGATCCAAGGAGATTCTGGTATTGGTAAAAGCGAAACGGGGCTAGAGTTGGTTAAGCGTGGGCATCGACTCGTTGCAGATGATCGTGTAGATGTCTTTGCTAAGGACGAAGAGACCCTATGGGGTGAGCCAGCTGAAATTTTACGACATCTGTTGGAAATTCGTGGTGTTGGCATTATTAATGTTATGAGCTTGTATGGAGCCAGTGCTGTTAAGGATTCTTCACAGGTTCAATTGTCTATTTTCCTTGAAAATTTTGAGAAAGATAAGATGTTTGATCGCTTGGGTAATGGCAATGAAGATATTGAATTATCTGGCGTTAAAATTCCGCGTATTCGCATTCCGGTCAAAACTGGGCGAAATGTTTCTGTCGTAATTGAAGCAGCAGCGATGAATTATCGTGCTAAGCAAATGGGTTATGATGCAACCGAAACCTTTGAAGAACGTTTAACCAATTTAATTGATCAAAATGAGGCGAGCCATGATTGA
- a CDS encoding PspC domain-containing protein, producing MSKATFYKQKKSSMICGVVAGLSDKYGWELPLARILAALFMYIFPGAIVLYIILAVCLPYKEDLEKDGQQKHYYHSSQGSRRRKDAEVIDEEGESRWF from the coding sequence ATGTCTAAAGCCACTTTTTATAAGCAAAAAAAAAGTAGTATGATCTGTGGAGTTGTGGCAGGACTGTCGGATAAGTATGGTTGGGAATTGCCTTTAGCTAGAATATTAGCAGCTCTTTTTATGTATATTTTCCCGGGAGCTATTGTTCTCTATATTATTTTAGCAGTCTGCTTGCCTTATAAAGAAGATTTAGAAAAGGATGGTCAGCAAAAACACTATTATCATAGCTCTCAAGGTTCGCGTCGGCGTAAGGATGCTGAAGTTATTGATGAAGAAGGTGAAAGCAGGTGGTTTTGA
- a CDS encoding SprT family protein translates to MNLTDYVKEVSRQDFGIEFQHTASWNSRLQTTGGRFFPEDGHLDFNPKFCKKGDAATFRKIVRHELCHYHLYYAGKGYRHGDKDFKDLLLQVNGVRYAPSIQSNTFYHYYQCESCGQVYQRKRRMNTEKYACGNCHGKLRHQNQS, encoded by the coding sequence ATGAATTTAACTGATTATGTAAAAGAGGTTTCTCGTCAAGATTTCGGTATAGAGTTCCAACATACTGCTTCTTGGAATTCACGTCTACAAACAACAGGTGGACGCTTTTTCCCCGAAGATGGACATTTGGATTTTAATCCCAAATTCTGTAAAAAGGGTGATGCAGCAACTTTTCGAAAAATTGTTCGTCATGAACTTTGTCATTACCATCTCTATTATGCAGGTAAAGGTTATCGACATGGTGACAAAGATTTTAAAGATTTGTTGCTGCAAGTCAATGGAGTGCGTTATGCGCCAAGTATACAAAGCAATACTTTTTATCATTATTACCAATGTGAATCGTGTGGTCAAGTTTATCAAAGAAAAAGGCGAATGAATACGGAAAAATATGCTTGTGGCAACTGCCATGGAAAATTAAGACATCAAAATCAGTCGTAA
- a CDS encoding Tex family protein, with protein sequence MEIIEKIAEDLHLKESQIQKVLDLTAQGNTIPFIARYRKEMTGNLDEVEIKSIIDLDKNLTALAERKAAVLAKIEGQGKLTAELQEAIEAASKLADVEELYLPYKEKRRTKATIARENGLFPLARLILQNVSDLEKQAETFVNETFPTAEKALTGAIDILIEALSDDTKLRSWTYNEIWTNSFILSKVKDQELDEKKVFQIYYDFSEKVAKIQGYRVLALNRGEKLGVLKVYFEHNLDKMARFFEARFKEKSSRIEQVVQTALKKKILPAMERRIRAELTEEAEDGAIQLFSDNLRNLLMIPPLKGKMVLGFDPAFRTGAKLAVVDQTGKLIMTQVIYPVPPASQSKINQAKSELVDLIKRYAIEIIAIGNGTASRESEAFVAEILKDFPQVSYVLVNESGASVYSASELARHEFPDLSVEKRSAISIARRLQDPLAELVKIDPKSIGVGQYQHDVGQKKLAENLDFVVETVVNQVGVNVNTASPALLSHVSGLNKTISENIVKYREEKGQIQSRQEIKEVPRLGDKAFEQAAGFLRIPNAKNILDNTGVHPESYAAVEKLFDLLEITELDESARAKLRSVAIEKIATEVNLGQETLKDIIADLLKPGRDLRDDFAAPQLRQDVLELSDLKIGQQLEGTIRNVVDFGAFVDIGLHEDGLIHISQMSKNFVKHPSQIVAVGDVVTVWVSKIDIEREKVNLSLVALNEFN encoded by the coding sequence ATGGAAATTATTGAAAAAATTGCTGAAGATTTGCACTTAAAAGAAAGTCAAATACAAAAAGTTTTGGATTTAACTGCTCAGGGAAATACGATTCCTTTCATTGCTCGTTACCGTAAAGAAATGACTGGCAATCTTGATGAAGTGGAAATTAAGTCTATTATTGATCTGGATAAAAATTTAACAGCATTAGCCGAACGTAAGGCGGCTGTTTTAGCGAAAATTGAAGGACAAGGCAAACTAACAGCTGAATTGCAAGAAGCGATTGAAGCGGCTTCAAAGTTAGCTGATGTTGAAGAACTTTATCTTCCATATAAAGAAAAGCGGCGAACAAAAGCCACCATTGCTCGTGAAAATGGACTTTTTCCATTGGCGCGCCTCATTTTACAAAATGTTTCGGATTTGGAAAAACAAGCAGAAACTTTTGTAAATGAAACCTTTCCTACAGCTGAAAAAGCTCTTACTGGAGCCATAGATATTTTGATTGAAGCCTTATCAGATGACACAAAGTTGCGCTCATGGACCTATAATGAAATTTGGACAAATAGTTTTATTTTGTCGAAAGTCAAAGATCAGGAACTTGATGAAAAAAAGGTTTTTCAAATTTATTATGATTTTTCCGAAAAAGTTGCAAAAATTCAAGGTTATCGTGTTTTAGCTCTTAATCGTGGTGAAAAACTAGGTGTTTTGAAGGTTTATTTTGAACACAATCTTGACAAGATGGCACGTTTTTTCGAAGCACGTTTTAAGGAAAAAAGCAGCAGGATTGAACAGGTGGTTCAAACAGCTTTAAAAAAGAAAATTTTACCCGCTATGGAACGGCGTATTCGAGCGGAACTCACTGAGGAAGCGGAAGATGGTGCTATTCAGTTGTTTTCTGATAATCTCAGAAATCTGCTTATGATTCCGCCTTTAAAAGGTAAAATGGTACTTGGCTTTGACCCTGCTTTTCGTACAGGAGCCAAGCTGGCTGTTGTTGATCAGACAGGTAAGCTGATTATGACTCAGGTTATTTATCCGGTGCCTCCAGCTAGTCAGTCCAAGATTAATCAGGCTAAAAGCGAACTTGTTGATCTTATTAAAAGATATGCCATTGAAATAATTGCTATTGGCAATGGTACTGCCAGTCGTGAGAGTGAAGCTTTTGTTGCAGAGATTTTAAAAGATTTCCCACAAGTTTCTTATGTGCTTGTCAATGAAAGCGGAGCCTCTGTCTATTCTGCATCGGAATTAGCTCGTCATGAATTTCCTGACTTAAGTGTAGAAAAACGTTCTGCTATTTCTATCGCTAGGCGTTTGCAAGATCCTTTGGCAGAATTGGTTAAAATTGATCCTAAATCCATTGGTGTCGGTCAGTACCAACATGATGTGGGTCAGAAAAAATTAGCTGAAAATCTTGATTTTGTCGTTGAAACAGTTGTTAATCAGGTTGGTGTTAATGTTAATACAGCTAGCCCTGCCCTTCTTTCTCATGTTTCAGGACTGAATAAAACGATCTCAGAAAATATTGTCAAGTACCGTGAAGAAAAAGGCCAAATTCAGTCGCGTCAAGAAATTAAAGAGGTACCTCGTTTAGGGGATAAGGCTTTTGAGCAGGCGGCTGGCTTCTTAAGAATCCCGAATGCAAAGAATATTTTAGATAATACAGGTGTTCACCCAGAGTCTTACGCAGCTGTTGAAAAACTCTTTGACCTTTTGGAAATAACGGAATTGGATGAGTCAGCTCGAGCAAAATTACGATCAGTAGCAATTGAAAAAATAGCTACTGAAGTTAACCTTGGACAGGAAACCCTAAAGGATATCATTGCTGATTTGCTAAAACCAGGTCGTGATTTACGAGATGATTTTGCAGCACCCCAATTACGTCAGGATGTTCTTGAATTGTCTGATCTTAAAATTGGACAGCAATTAGAAGGAACCATTCGTAATGTTGTTGATTTTGGTGCTTTTGTGGATATTGGTCTTCATGAAGATGGCTTGATACATATCTCACAAATGAGCAAAAATTTTGTCAAGCATCCCAGCCAAATTGTAGCCGTTGGGGATGTTGTTACTGTCTGGGTTTCAAAAATTGATATAGAACGGGAGAAAGTTAATCTTTCTTTGGTGGCCTTAAATGAATTTAACTGA
- a CDS encoding SPJ_0845 family protein produces the protein MAITFKKNDELEKMMENFAKLPEGLEKVEFPDDKKKKADKKVKK, from the coding sequence GTGGCAATTACATTTAAGAAAAATGATGAATTGGAAAAAATGATGGAAAATTTTGCTAAACTCCCTGAAGGCTTAGAAAAAGTTGAATTCCCAGATGATAAAAAGAAGAAAGCTGACAAGAAAGTCAAGAAATAG